Part of the Apostichopus japonicus isolate 1M-3 chromosome 18, ASM3797524v1, whole genome shotgun sequence genome, ACCATGGACTGCAATACTTTAGAACATTATCCATCGACTTGAGTCGATGATTTGAATAACAACACATTCTTACTTGTAGAAGATTTGTTCAGTAAGCCCTGTAAGAATGGAGACTGCCACCATACCAAAGATGAAGAAACCGAAGAAAAGATGGACTCCTTTATAGGCTGACCTGATCGACTCTCTTGGACGAGGAAACAGAAAAAACAGGAACCCAAACAACAACTACAGaagaacaacaaaatataaaaaagaaagaaagaaagaaaggggaaaaTTAATTATGAGTGTTTAGCGCCATTAACAGACCATTGTAATTTTTTCCATCTGTTTTTTAAAGTTAACAGTGCATGAATCTTCGTATTAATGGCGTAATGGCCACGTCATTAAGTTTAGTTGTAAGGGTGAATATGCATGAATTTACATTCTACcagaagaaacacaaacaaaatttaaagTGAAATTTGAAACATTCTTTTAGTTAATGAATGTGTATACATAATGTATATTTTTCCTAtctttttttacatttcaaatttatgaaGTGAGTATTCAAGGAGCAAATTTGCAAAGCGTGGGTTGGGTAGTTAGGTAAACGTGGGAGTGCAATtaggagaaattttgtcatTGTGAAATGGTAAAGGTAATTATAGGACCTACATCCATTTAATTGTCTAAAATTGTTACTGTAACATTCTATATACACATTTACATATGTGAAGTATACAAGTCTTTCAGCGACACGACTTTTATTAATCACCTGTAGCCCAAAGAAAACTACTGTTGCCATGCCAACCCAGTTGTGGAGGCTCATCATATTCGGATAACCGTGGGTACGGTGGTACCGGAACACAGCAAAGAGGGCTAAAACCGCCATTATGAAGGCTACCAACTGAATGATGAAGTGTATCATCTTCAAAGTAAATCTACTGAGTCCCGTGGCTGCCCCGGCCCTATAAACCAGAATACCTGCGAAAAACACCAAGAAAATCGGAAGACCCAATCAGCATCGAGAAATTctcaaaaatatgaatatgcatattatgTGAAGTAGTGTCAACCAGTTGAGACAATTTcgtaatgctaatacctctctaaactgtcctcccatgtcatgcttcaaagcactcatattgacagtacaaacagttcctaacctttatctgataaaaaaacataatattcataCTGCATGATactacgagtgctttgaagcaggcatgacagtatacagtatagaaaaaattgtcccaactgggtgataGCGTCTTTCTATAGACACTCGCTATATACTGACCGCTGCCAACTGTAACGAGGGCCACGAGGGGGAATTGTATTACACGGCCGGTCAGCTATATGACCACCCCACCATATAGGGCCTACCGTAAGTTGGTTGCGATAAAGGGATGACTGGGTTATTCACTTGGTGGGCACATACAAATCTCTAGAATGAGGGGCATTTTTATTTAGATTATTTCAGTGATCACGAATGTCTTTATAGATCTTCACTGACATACGTAGTGGAATGTATACACTTCATGCATTAAGAAATTAAATTGATCTTATAAATTCTAtgtaggcctagctaggctatccagttatatctggctttatatggcatgataaaacttgatctggccAGATTTaaccagatataaagccagatctgggatttcggtaagggatattgtttttttgtaaacaattcAGTTCTCCATGTCTGTTCCTTACTATTTATTTAGTGTATTAGGTTTTCAGCATGCTACTGTACTCTTTAAAAGGCCTTAGTCTCTATTTATAATGCTGGCACTTTCTTGATATTGGTCAGATAAATAATGACTGGGACCTGGGTAGTAGGCGGCACAATTTATCTTTCTAACTTTGCATATGGCCTGTATATGCCACTTTAAGGTGGAATTAGGTGCTGGTGGCTGCATCATTTCACAGTTGATCACATTCGGCGCGGAAAAGAGTATAGGCATGTATGATTTGGCAGCTGGAATAGATCCAGGGTGCACGTATGTAAGCCTCATCTAGGCATGTTTTGGCAACACTTCGGGCATCGTAGTAATCACCGCTGCCCTAGACCTATATTTATTAGTAACTAATATGCTGGTATATATACTCCCTATAGGCTTATCGTTGGCGATATGTGGCGAAtgatatatgtaacatatagaTACTGGTTCAATTGGAACTACATTATCGTAAATCAGTGCTTTCATACTGTGCAGTGAATGCTAATATCGCTGACAATGATGACGACCCGGTTTTATGCTGCAACTTTATgttaaattaatatgaaatgtgaGCCCATCCATGAGATTTAACAATGATTGTTCCACGCATCTTGCACATTCACTATAATTCGTATATAAGATATTTTATAGTCTACCAATTGCATGGTTTAATTAAAATCGAAACTTTACATTGAGAAACATTGCTAGGTAATTAGTCATCTGCAGTCTGTCTCAAAAGAGCTACGCTGTCGGTCTCGAAATAATGattccagtggcgtaggaaggtacttttgagtgggggggggggctgaagactgatggccggtctgggggaggggtctaagcaTTGGCGAatgggaccatttcagtttggggggcagaaatttttgtgcccgaaagttcccgtgacactttctaagcggagcgccaccatcggttggcgcgtagcgtacaagaaaatttttggcaagaaatgcctctcagattgccggaaaacggcacttctgaggccttgcaagttgcatctaaacattctttatttataatctcatgttttagaaatttacacttccccaaaaatttggtaaattagaagaagaaaattgGTAACATCACTtcgaaggggaaaaataggacagtatattttttaagctcctatttagttaccgtatttattattttaacacagtactcagcaacctccagaaaaacatacatgattcaacgacacgtaggcgagATAATGTCGCTATGTcaggtgagactgcaatttgtctcacaaaaaaagtataaaatataacaaagaatatgataaacctgtacttctaggcttgtaggcaccccccccccccccttaccatcAAAATGTTTCTTGTATACACTTATGTCGGAAATGTCCAGGTGAACAGTTGActagatagaaaaaaaaattgatcgtgcaaaaagcgtggtagcccagatgagctgcacttacggtggtgttacacggaagtgttcgggcatcatgatgctaaataaagtaaacatggaattgtcgggcaaaaatttgaaaaagatccgggcaagctactgcatatatatatatatatatatatatatatatatatatatatatatatatatatatttacataggctatatatttacataggctatatatatatatatatatatatatatatataacttctcctcttaggctgcccgaacttttcaggacttttgcccgaatttcttgtcctctggaaattcaggggggcagtctgccccccgcctcgtacgcctatgggtctaaggggagggggtgtccctctcccctttggaattttttccatttccaggtggcctcagatgcaatttggtacaatatagcacacttcaacacccactccattttgtaaacttaattttgtattttcacctggccttagatgcaatttggtgctccaaatgagatttttttctcatatggaaatgaaaaaggggttttctgacctgcgaagcggggggggggggcggaatgatacttccgcccctccacatttttcacttggggggctggcgccccccagcccccccggttcctacgcccttgaatgaTTCTATATAGACGTATCTACCGTTCACTCAATATGTAGGCTACGTCCCGAGCATTATATATAATCTATATCAAACTATATCATACCATATTGGCATTGCTCTCAGTATTACTCTTAACGTCGTTTACAACTCCTTATTTCCAAGCTGCATTTTCGTAAGAACTAACATGCTAATAAACATCAATATCGTCTCAAGAAAGTCATACTTTTGAGTTTTGACAAATCCTGAGAAACACGGGTAAAACTTTGGATATATTGCCGGTGCGTGAACAAAAAATGCCTCAAGTTCAAACGATATTTCTGGAATGAGACAGCAGACCGGGTGCACTATTTTCTGTTCCACCGTGTAGCTCAATGGTCCGACACTGCATAATCATGATTTTACTATTGAAAGTATGTTTTAAAAGTTACTACATCTCTTTCGAGATGAGACCAGGGAAGGAATAGGATGCTCGAGTAATTGGATTGAATCATTACAGATCTCTGGACTATTGTCTACgataaaatatgttacaaaaccGGACAAGAATGACTATCATAAGCGAACCTCACTGATATCGATAAGAAGCCCATACTGTAAATGTACTCGAAGCTGCCTCGAAGAGTGTGGCGACAGTTTATAAGGCAGGATATATGGGTTCGAATCCAATGGAGTACTGCAAGATGTTTCAAATTTAGTGCTCTTCAATTTAATGTTACATCCAAGGACGTTTAACACTGCATATACCTATATACTGCATAATATAtttcaacttttgaaacaatgttgaataaTTTTCGACCGAACGTTTATGTTTCACCGCATATATTGAACATGTATACATGTTCAATTTACTTTACGCTTAAACCCTCCCAGCTTAGTATAATTCCGCTAAATCGGTGGAGTAATCCACGAAAGTGTCTCAAAATACGAAAGTTTTGTTTACTTGTTTCACTGTGACAGAGTTTTTCTGTTGGCCGTTTCGGTTCAGGCTTTGTAGATTCAAATTACGATTCAAAAAAGTGGTTAGCCCACAGTTTGACTTACGAACCGAAATCCACGGAAGACCGTCTGCTCAACAACATTTGCATCGTCGCTACACAACGCTTAAACATTCAATTCTATTTTGCAATGAAAGATGAAGTAAAACAGTGTAATAATATCAAGAGATAATagttttttatataatattatccaaatattatattctatagaagacaaaagaaacatgaaaacgTTTCAAATAAAGTCTATTCTGCAAATATGAAGTGAACTTACCGTTTCCATAAAGGAAGACAAGGCCAAAGGTCATAAGAAACGGGTGTAGGTTGAATGCTCCTGCTTCCTCAATATTCAATGAGAGACCCCCCATTTGACTGAGAAGGATAAACATGAGTACTACGACAGACACCCCTAGCGCCTCCGCAAGGATTACCAGTAATATCAAAACACAGGCAGAGCAAAGCGACATATTGACTGTTGTTTCTGAAACGATGATTCAAATGCTTCTGAAAGTAAAACCAAAGAGAGAAACTGGtaaatttttgaagaaaaagaaaacaaaaccaaaataaacAAAGTCAATAAATATGGCCATGATTCACATATTATTACGGTGCTATATAATATCGGAGGACGGGTGGGTGTGGAGGCTTCTACAATTTTTTAAGAGATTCCCCGAGTAGATGGGCTATTCATTGACCTTGCATAAGTACGAAAATTGGCACTTCattgaaattaatatatatataatataatatagtaataataaattatacttATATAGCGcgaaatcagtagacaaaagtcactgctcaaggcgctttacaaagaaagcaaattaatttacaaaagaacaataCGGGCAGCGGTGTTTTCGACCTTTTGAAGTTTATGGATGGTCGAATCAGGAAGGACAAATAaaagtgaatgtagaaagtcAAGCTTTCATGTCACAAACGCATGGACTAGTATCTCGCAAGTCTTATCATCAAGGTAATTCCTAATCAGAAAGATTTTCCTCAGTTGCCAATTAGCAGAACGACAGAGATTAGTAACATGAATTTCAAGTGACATGGTCTGGTCAAATTATGCACCAAGGTTTCTAACAGTCGAGGAGATATTAATAGAGTCGATCTTTATCAACAGTAAGTGGTGGAAAATTAAGTGTAACTTCAGAGAAACGTGATCGAACTCGGTTTTATCACAATTAAGCTTCAACTGATTAGTTGTAAGCCAATTGTTTACAGCActtatacatacatgtgtatatatatatatatgtgtgtatatataaaagAAGCAAGAGCAAAGTTCTCCATCGTATACTTTCTAAACAATGAAATTAGATGTACATGAACAGTAAGACT contains:
- the LOC139958533 gene encoding transmembrane ascorbate-dependent reductase CYB561-like is translated as MSLCSACVLILLVILAEALGVSVVVLMFILLSQMGGLSLNIEEAGAFNLHPFLMTFGLVFLYGNGILVYRAGAATGLSRFTLKMIHFIIQLVAFIMAVLALFAVFRYHRTHGYPNMMSLHNWVGMATVVFFGLQLLFGFLFFLFPRPRESIRSAYKGVHLFFGFFIFGMVAVSILTGLTEQIFYNNGGFDSVTSKVLIANVISIVLVAFIGVVTFTVTSSFFEDNDEKIQDDIAAATSDEKSGLLEMKPAESST